ATATGTTGGGTGAAGACCATAGGACGCTGACGCCCGAGATCGCACGATGGGTCGAGAACGGAACGGTTCACGAGGAGGCCGGCCTTCCGTCCATCATGGTCGACCAGGGCGGTATCGCCGCGGATATCGCCGAAGCGTTGCGCGGCAAGGACATCGTCGTCTGCGAGCATAAGCTCGATGAGCTCGAGGCGAGCGCCCCGGGCCTGGGCGACATGCTCAAGGCGCTGAATGCGACGCGCGTCACGCTGGTGACCGTGCCGCTGCTCGACCGGAACAAAATTCCCTTCGGCGTGATGCTCCTGACCAAATGCGCCGGCGCCGGCGTCGAGACCTGGGCGGTCGACGAAAAGCTGATCCAGCTCATCTACGCGGTGTCCGGCAGCGCCAGCGTCGCCATCCAGAACAAGCTCCTGCTCGATGCGCAGCGCAACCTGACCGATTCGCTCATCAAACTCGTCGCCGGTGCCATCGACGCCAAATCACCCTATACGGGCGGGCATTGCCAACGGGTGCCCCTCATCACCCGTCTCCTGGCCCAGGCCGCTGCTGACCAGAAGACGGGACCGTTCCAGAGCTTCGAGCTGAGCAAGGAGGAATGGGAGGCCTTGCACATCGCCGCCTGGCTCCATGATTGCGGCAAGGTGACGACGCCGGAATATGTCGCCGACAAGGCGACGAAGCTGGAGACCATCTGCGACCGGATCCATGAGGTTCGGATGCGTTTCGAGCTGCTCAAGTCGGCAGCGGAGACCGCTTACTGGAAGGGCCTCGCCAAAGGCGGGGACGAAGCGACGTTGCGGGCCAGGATGACGGCGGAGCAGCAGGCGCTCGACGAGGATTTCGCCTTTGTGGCCGCCTGCAACGAGGGTGGCGAGTTCCTGGAACCTGCCAAGATCGAACGGATCAAGTCGATTGCCGCGCGGCGCTGGACCCGAACGCTCAGCAACCGCCTCGGAACCTCCTACGAGGAGAAGGCCCGATTCGACCGCCAGCCGGAGCCGCCCTTGCCAGCCGAGGAGCCGCTGCTGGCCGATCGCGCCGATCATGTGATCGAGATATCCGAACGCGAGATCATTCCGCCCGACAACGAATGGGGCTTCAAGCTGAACATGCCGCAGATGAAGTACAATCGCGGCGAGGTCTACAATCTCTGCATCCAGCGCGGGACCTTGACCGAGGAAGAGCGCTACCGGATCAACGATCACATCGTTCAGACCGTCATCATGCTCGAGAGCCTGCCATTTCCGAAGCATTTGCGGAACGTCCCGGAGCTGGCCGGCGGCCATCACGAGAAGATGGATGGCACGGGCTATCCGAAGCGGCTCAAGGGCGAGGAGATGTCGGTGGTGGCCAGGATCATGGCGATCGCCGACGTGTTCGAGGCCTTGACCGCCGCCGACCGGCCTTACAAGAAGGCGAAGAAGCTGAGCGAGGCCATCAAGATCATGGGCTTCATGAAGAAGGACCGGCATCTCGATCCCGATCTGCTCGACCTGTTCCTGACGTCGGGCGTCTGGCGCGAATATGCGAGCCGCTTCCTGGCGCCCGAGCAGGTCGACGAGCCGGACATCAACGCGATCCTGGGCATCAGACCGGCGGCGTAGCCGGGGATCCGATGCTCCAAGCAGAACTTCGAATGGACCCATCATCTTGCCGCCGGGAATGAAGCGATGATCGGCATCCTCTATGCGCTGGCCTCGGCCGCCCTGTTCGGGCTCAGCGCGCCGCTCGCCAAAATCCTCCTGGGCGGCGTTTCGCCCTGGCTGTTGGCGGGCCTGCTCTATCTCGGATCCGGCCTTGGGTTGGCGCTTGTGCGGCTTCTCTGGCACAGCAAGGAAACGGGGATCCAGAAGGCGGACCTGCCCTGGCTTGCCGCGGCGATCCTGTCGGGCGGCGTCGCGGGTCCGGTGCTCCTTCTCTTTGGCCTCGCTCGAAGCTCCGCATCGGAAGCGTCGCTGCTGCTGAATCTGGAAAGCGCGCTCACGCTCGCCATGGCGTGGGTCATCTTCAAGGAGAATGTCGACCGGCGGCTTCTCCTTGGTGCGGCTGCCATCGTGTCCGGCGCCGTGGTCTTGTCATGGCCTCGGGATCCTTCCCTCGGCCTCGGCTGGGGGCCGGTCCTGATCGCGGGGGCCTGCCTGGCGTGGGCCATCGACAACAATTTCACGCGAAAGGTCTCGGCCAGCGATCCGATGCAGATCGCCATGGTCAAGGGGTTGGTCGCCGGAGCCGCGAACGTCACCATCGCCCTGGCCTTGGGGGCCTCATGGCCTGCGGGCATTCTGGTTCTGGAGTCTGCCGTCGTCGGATTCCTGGGCTACGGCATCTCGCTCACTCTTTTCGTTCTCGCGCTACGCCATCTCGGGACGGCGCGAACCGGCGCTTACTATTCGCTGGCACCCTTCATCGGCGCCGCGGCGGCGATCGCGCTGCTGGGCGATCCGGTGACCATGAGTTTCGTGGCCGGCGGGATCCTGATGGCCATCGGGCTCTGGCTGCATCTGACCGAGCGCCATCTCCATCTGCATGAGCATGAGCCGATGGAGCACGACCATCTGCACACGCATGATGAGCATCACCAGCATCGGCATGCGTCGGATGTCCCGCCCGAGCCGCACGCTCATCCGCACCGGCACCGGCGACTCGTGCATCGGCATCTGCACTATCCGGATATCCATCACCGGCACACGCACTAAGGCGGCAACATCCCGATTGCACAGCGTCCGTCGTCAGGCCCGACCGGCCGGCTTGGACGGTCTGTGGGACGTCCAATTGTGGGTCTCGTCTGTCGCGTCGCGGCACCATCGGTAGAAGGCGTCGTAGAGCAGCATGCCCGCTTCGAGCTGCTCCAGATCGTCCGCATACATGCGCGACAGTCCGAGCGACGCGGCCAGCAAGCCCGGCGCTTCGGGCGCGAGATCGAGACGGCCGGTGTCGGCACCGCGGACGATGACGGCGAGCCGGGCGAGCGATTCGATGGCGCCGAGCCCGAATTCCTCGACCATCACGTCGAAGGTGCAGCGCTCGCCCCGGTGGCTCCAGAAGGCATCCGGACTCTCGATATCGAACGGCGTGGCGCCGAAGCGATCGGCGACGCCCTGCACTTCGGACGGCGTCACGAAAAGAAACACGGCGTTCGGATCGACAAACCGGCGGATGAGCCAGGGACAGGCGATGCGGTCGATCTTGGGCCGCGCGCGCGTGACCCACAGGGTCCGGTTCTGGCGGTCGCGCGCGGGCAGCCGGGCCGCGGGCACCATGGGGAGCCCCGCTTCCCGCCAGGCGATCGCCCCGCCCTCGAGCGATTCCGCAGGCACGCCCGCATGCCGCAGCCAGGCGGCGACGCCGTGACTGAGCTTCAGACCCTTCTGGCAGACGATGACCGCGCTGCGCCCCAGGAACTCGGGTCCCCAATCGGCAACACCGGCAAAGGGGCGCCGGACGGCACCCGGAATCAAATGGGGATCCGCCTCGAAATCCTCGTCCGTCTGGACGTCGATGATGGCGGGACAGTGGGGCGTCCCGATCAGGCGCGCAAGTTTATCGATGGGAATGCTGTTGAGCGTAGGCATGCTGCGTCCTCATGAAAAACGGGACGCGATACTTCAGCATGTCGCCTCATGGGGAGATCGCAACGTCCCCATGACCATAATCATGTCGCGGGCATCCTCGTCCTGTCAACTGGGCACGCCTCGTCCCCAGAAACCGTTCGACCTGGGTCACGCCGCGGCCCAGAATCCAGGGATCTCGAGAATGGGGATTTCAGCATGATGGATTTTCCGAAAGACAATCTGCGCGTCGGCTTCGTCGGCAGCGGCTTCATCGCCCATTTCCATTTGAAGGCCATGCTGGGCGTGCGCCATGTCGAGGTGACGGGCGTCCATAGCCGCAAAGCCGAAAACCGTGCGCGCATCGTCGAGGCCGTGGCCGAGCTGGGGCTCGGGACCTGTCGCGGCCATGAAAGCCTCGAATCGCTGTTCCGGGCCGAGGATGTCGACGCGATCTGGATCCTGTCGCCCAACTATACGCGGCTCGCCGTGATGCGGACGCTCCATGCGGAGGTGAAGGCCGGACGGTCGAAGGTCTTCGCGGTGGCCTGCGAGAAGCCGCTCGCCCGCAGCGTGGCGGAGGCGCGCGAGATGTCGCATCTCGCGGAGGATGCCGGGCTCAACCATGGCTATCTGGAGAATCAGGTCTTCGCGACGCCGGTGCAGCGCGGCAAGGAGATCATCTGGCGGCGCGCGGCCTCGGCGACCGGCCGTCCCTACCTGGCGCGCGCGGCGGAGGAGCATTCGGGCCCCCATGAACCCTGGTTCTGGCAGGGCGACAAGCAGGGCGGCGGCGTGCTTTCCGACATGATGTGCCACAGCGTCGAGGTCGCCCGTCACCTCCTGACGCAACCCGGGGCACCGCGCGGGTCGCTGAAGGTCAAGTCCGTCAACGGAACGGTCGCCAATCTCAAATGGACCCGGCCGCATTATGCCGCGCAGCTGAGCGAGCGTTTCGGCGCCGAGGTCGACTACCGCAACCGCCCGGCCGAGGATTTCGCGCGCGCCACGGTGTCGCTCGAGGATGCCGACGGCAACGCCCTGATGATCGAGGCCACGACGTCCTGGGCCTATGTCGGTGCCGGCCTGCGCATCCAGCTCGAACTTCTGGGCCCCGAATATGCGATGGAGTTCAACTCGCTGGGGGCGGGCCTGAAGATCTTCATGTCGCGCGCGGTGACCGGCTCGGAAGGCGAGGATCTCGTCGAAAAGCAGAATGCCGAACAGGGTCTGATGCCGGTCCTGGAGGACGAGGCCGGCGTCTATGGCTACACCGACGAGAACCGCCACATGGTCGAGTGCTTCCGCAAGGGGACGACGCCGCTCGAGACGTTCCATGACGGGCTGGCCGTGGTCGAGATGCTCATGGGTCTCTATCGATCGGCCGAGACCGGCCGGACCGTCGCCTTTCCCTGTCCGGAACTGGAGACCTACATCCCCGCGGTCGCGCGGCGGTCGTCCCCGGCCTGAGCGAGGAGTGTTCAGGGATCCCGGCCGTCGCAGAAAGGCTTACTTCGCCCCCGGAAACCGCTCGACATGAGTCTCGCCGCCGCGGCCGTAATAGACGGCGCAGCGTCCGGCGAGGGTGACGAAATAGCCGACGCAGCCGGCGGCCGCGATCTGCCGGCAGAACTCCCGATACCGGATCTTCTGCGCCTGGACGGCGCGTACCGCGGCATCGACCCCGGCGGCTGAGAAGGCCGGGGCGGCCGCATCCGTCGCGTGACAGGCGGTGGTCTCGAAGCTTCCATCGGGCATGTAGTAGGTCTTGCTCGCGCAGACCAGGTCGGCGTGGT
The nucleotide sequence above comes from Hypericibacter terrae. Encoded proteins:
- a CDS encoding chromate resistance protein ChrB domain-containing protein, which encodes MPTLNSIPIDKLARLIGTPHCPAIIDVQTDEDFEADPHLIPGAVRRPFAGVADWGPEFLGRSAVIVCQKGLKLSHGVAAWLRHAGVPAESLEGGAIAWREAGLPMVPAARLPARDRQNRTLWVTRARPKIDRIACPWLIRRFVDPNAVFLFVTPSEVQGVADRFGATPFDIESPDAFWSHRGERCTFDVMVEEFGLGAIESLARLAVIVRGADTGRLDLAPEAPGLLAASLGLSRMYADDLEQLEAGMLLYDAFYRWCRDATDETHNWTSHRPSKPAGRA
- a CDS encoding Gfo/Idh/MocA family protein; amino-acid sequence: MMDFPKDNLRVGFVGSGFIAHFHLKAMLGVRHVEVTGVHSRKAENRARIVEAVAELGLGTCRGHESLESLFRAEDVDAIWILSPNYTRLAVMRTLHAEVKAGRSKVFAVACEKPLARSVAEAREMSHLAEDAGLNHGYLENQVFATPVQRGKEIIWRRAASATGRPYLARAAEEHSGPHEPWFWQGDKQGGGVLSDMMCHSVEVARHLLTQPGAPRGSLKVKSVNGTVANLKWTRPHYAAQLSERFGAEVDYRNRPAEDFARATVSLEDADGNALMIEATTSWAYVGAGLRIQLELLGPEYAMEFNSLGAGLKIFMSRAVTGSEGEDLVEKQNAEQGLMPVLEDEAGVYGYTDENRHMVECFRKGTTPLETFHDGLAVVEMLMGLYRSAETGRTVAFPCPELETYIPAVARRSSPA
- a CDS encoding DMT family transporter, encoding MIGILYALASAALFGLSAPLAKILLGGVSPWLLAGLLYLGSGLGLALVRLLWHSKETGIQKADLPWLAAAILSGGVAGPVLLLFGLARSSASEASLLLNLESALTLAMAWVIFKENVDRRLLLGAAAIVSGAVVLSWPRDPSLGLGWGPVLIAGACLAWAIDNNFTRKVSASDPMQIAMVKGLVAGAANVTIALALGASWPAGILVLESAVVGFLGYGISLTLFVLALRHLGTARTGAYYSLAPFIGAAAAIALLGDPVTMSFVAGGILMAIGLWLHLTERHLHLHEHEPMEHDHLHTHDEHHQHRHASDVPPEPHAHPHRHRRLVHRHLHYPDIHHRHTH
- a CDS encoding DUF1398 family protein, with translation MDSHAKDVVREMTRASDEERITFPEVVGALTKAGVERYHADLVCASKTYYMPDGSFETTACHATDAAAPAFSAAGVDAAVRAVQAQKIRYREFCRQIAAAGCVGYFVTLAGRCAVYYGRGGETHVERFPGAK
- a CDS encoding HD domain-containing phosphohydrolase; protein product: MAEASIVARPAPPSRRFLWPLQAASTLGVVALLLLVVSVLSWQSYRSSQEALISASDDTVSYIQDAIDGKLRRLLDPARVQLGFLIRGELSEATTLPDRLRQVPLMADALKQNELVESIYIGYPDGEFVLFRLLGDNRLLRSQFQAPPQAVLVVQSITPGADGTMIGEYHFFDANNALIGTRTDPDYRYDPRTRRWYLAAIDAPGPILTDPYLFFTNRKIGITLAQRTVDGGGVIGLDLRVRELAAEIQDIRVTPSTEMALVNDRRQVVAYNRGMDRAIFQDRQGQQDLATIDELNVPPLTAAAKLAFGDSLVRRETAKIDGRKWQIIVSKIEIAADRKLELLIAIPNDEFFATARSLVLQQFLIVGLIMLLAIPAAWGMTRLASMPLRRLAGETRRIEALDFSSEERVRSRFREIDNLGRGLNGMKLTIRKFLNIGRALAAEQEFKPLLDRLLLETIDLVKCDGGIIYMLGEDHRTLTPEIARWVENGTVHEEAGLPSIMVDQGGIAADIAEALRGKDIVVCEHKLDELEASAPGLGDMLKALNATRVTLVTVPLLDRNKIPFGVMLLTKCAGAGVETWAVDEKLIQLIYAVSGSASVAIQNKLLLDAQRNLTDSLIKLVAGAIDAKSPYTGGHCQRVPLITRLLAQAAADQKTGPFQSFELSKEEWEALHIAAWLHDCGKVTTPEYVADKATKLETICDRIHEVRMRFELLKSAAETAYWKGLAKGGDEATLRARMTAEQQALDEDFAFVAACNEGGEFLEPAKIERIKSIAARRWTRTLSNRLGTSYEEKARFDRQPEPPLPAEEPLLADRADHVIEISEREIIPPDNEWGFKLNMPQMKYNRGEVYNLCIQRGTLTEEERYRINDHIVQTVIMLESLPFPKHLRNVPELAGGHHEKMDGTGYPKRLKGEEMSVVARIMAIADVFEALTAADRPYKKAKKLSEAIKIMGFMKKDRHLDPDLLDLFLTSGVWREYASRFLAPEQVDEPDINAILGIRPAA